One window from the genome of Oncorhynchus kisutch isolate 150728-3 linkage group LG21, Okis_V2, whole genome shotgun sequence encodes:
- the LOC109880626 gene encoding proto-oncogene c-Fos-like, with amino-acid sequence MYPDSSPDYDDSSSSSISSSSSSSTSSTCAASPTGDIPQCSQRSPDSHRNKSSMDSNMSQDVCGETDSPWQSPFVPTVTAISTSLDLHWMFQQTTVITSASVSSSSSSSSSSSSSSSSSSSSSSSSGRAKLSRAHGATQLSSRVEGSKKGKNQASLVKYQGEPSSEEDERRNIRRERNKVAAAKCRNRRRELTDTLQAETDQLEGDKEALQTEIAHLLKEKERLEQILSTHQPACKLAVAEDDVENEIDDDIEGILQDAPDSAQLLSILENADKLQLPEGNATVVTVSKGPLFQEMDTVPVPSISISASAILGNSNILLCSSAEEEPMEDLDFDQGDLQDLVPSLELNMAVAPETAPSVPDIDLLGGPFCLSDWETLYKSVANDLEPLCTPTMMTSTDSPTCSSYYRSVFSFNYSEIDHVAEEKGCCESSEGLKGVVSGRSDLINGSLNSPTLLAL; translated from the exons ATGTATCCGGACTCGAGCCCAGACTACGATGACTCCTCGAGCTCGtctatcagcagcagcagcagcagcagtacgaGCAGCACCTGCGCAGCATCGCCTACCGGAGATATCCCCCAGTGTAGCCAGCGATCTCCAGATTCACACAGGAACAAATCGTCAATGGACAGCAACATGTCGCAG GATGTCTGCGGAGAAACAGACTCTCCATGGCAGTCTCCCTTTGTTCCAACGGTGACTGCAATCTCAACCTCCCTGGATCTGCACTGGATGTTCCAACAGACCACCGTCATCACATCAGcatcagtctcctcctcctcctcctcctcttcttcctcttcctcttcctcctcctcctcctcctcctcctcctcctccagtggaCGTGCAAAGCTTAGCAGAGCGCATGGCGCAACCCAGTTGTCTTCCAGAGTGGAAGGCAGCAAGAAAGGGAAAAACCAGGCAAGCCTTGTTAAATATCAAGGAGAA CCTTCATCAGAAGAGGACGAGAGGAGAAATatcaggagagagaggaataaagtCGCTGCAGCCAAGTGTCGCAACAGACGGAGGGAGCTCACCGACACCCTGCAAGCC GAAACTGATCAGCTTGAGGGGGACAAAGAGGCCTTGCAGACAGAGATAGCCCACCtcctgaaagagaaagagagactggaaCAGATCCTATCCACCCACCAACCAGCCTGCAAACTAGCCGTCGCTGAGGACGATGTCGAAAATGAGATCGACGATGACATTGAAGGCATTCTACAAGACGCCCCAGATTCTGCCCAGCTGCTCTCCATCTTGGAGAATGCAGACAAACTCCAACTCCCAGAAGGCAATGCGACAGTAGTGACTGTGTCCAAGGGCCCCTTGTTCCAAGAAATGGACACCGTCCCCGTCCCAAGCATCTCCATCTCAGCCTCGGCAATCTTGGGTAACTCCAACATCCTACTGTGCTCCAGTGCTGAGGAAGAACCCATGGAGGATCTAGACTTCGACCAGGGTGACCTACAGGACCTGGTCCCCAGTCTGGAACTCAACATGGCTGTGGCCCCTGAGACCGCCCCGTCCGTTCCCGACATCGACCTCCTCGGGGGCCCCTTCTGCCTCTCAGACTGGGAGACCCTGTACAAGTCTGTGGCTAATGATCTGGAGCCCCTCTGCACCCCCACGATGATGACTTCCACTGACAGTCCTACATGTAGCAGTTATTACCGCTCTGTGTTTTCGTTCAATTACTCCGAGATAGATCATGTGGCTGAGGAGAAGGGGTGTTGTGAGAGCTCCGAGGGTCTCAAAGGAGTTGTTAGCGGTAGATCTGATTTGATTAACGGTAGTCTCAATTCTCCCACTCTGTTGGCCTTGTGA